From one Sulfurovum sp. UBA12169 genomic stretch:
- a CDS encoding thiamine-phosphate pyrophosphorylase, with amino-acid sequence MSNEECTNKLERLIDANLNRLKEGIRVIEDINRYIYDNASLASSLKSLRHKFQSAYDQDRLRHRDIENDIQKESVSSELVRHNINDLTIANFSRAEESARVLEESFKLVDPLHSKLFKEIRYALYALEKEFFMQNNAK; translated from the coding sequence ATGAGTAATGAAGAATGCACAAACAAGCTTGAGCGTCTCATAGATGCCAATCTTAATCGTCTCAAGGAAGGCATACGTGTTATCGAGGATATCAATAGATATATCTATGATAACGCCTCCCTTGCTTCTTCGCTAAAATCACTTCGGCATAAATTTCAATCTGCTTATGATCAAGATCGTTTACGACACAGAGATATAGAAAATGACATACAAAAAGAGAGTGTTTCGAGCGAACTTGTACGCCACAACATCAATGATTTAACAATAGCAAACTTCTCAAGAGCAGAAGAATCAGCAAGAGTACTTGAGGAGAGCTTTAAGCTTGTAGACCCTTTGCATTCTAAACTTTTTAAAGAAATCCGTTATGCGCTTTACGCACTTGAAAAAGAGTTCTTTATGCAAAATAACGCGAAGTAG
- a CDS encoding methyltransferase, protein MQKNKSKVIKEFSRFAKEYDRHNIIQSEVAKQLVKHLRAKKYPAIIDIGCGSGEIYKNIQKNHIFFDHFIALDLSKEMLAIHPSGIAVEKISTDFNSAEAYASFDGQEEALLISSSALQWSQDLDFTFSWVSKKAKKAYFAIFTSSTFKTLHRTAKIHSPIYTEDQLKQSVDKYYYAIYETHAYRLHFESVYEMLNYIKKSGVSGGEKKLTYKQVKNLIKNYPLDYLEFEVLFVDATSRYFA, encoded by the coding sequence ATGCAAAAAAATAAATCAAAAGTCATTAAAGAATTTTCTCGATTTGCCAAAGAGTATGATAGGCATAATATTATTCAATCCGAGGTCGCCAAACAGTTGGTGAAGCATCTTCGCGCAAAAAAATATCCTGCTATTATTGATATTGGTTGTGGAAGCGGTGAAATCTATAAAAATATACAAAAAAATCATATATTTTTTGATCATTTTATTGCTTTGGATTTATCAAAGGAGATGCTTGCGATACATCCTTCCGGCATTGCAGTGGAAAAAATTTCTACAGATTTTAATTCCGCTGAAGCCTATGCGTCCTTTGACGGGCAAGAAGAAGCACTGCTCATATCTTCTTCGGCATTGCAGTGGAGTCAAGATTTGGATTTTACCTTTTCTTGGGTTTCTAAAAAAGCAAAAAAAGCATATTTTGCAATCTTTACCTCCTCCACATTTAAAACTTTACATCGGACCGCAAAAATTCATTCTCCCATTTACACAGAAGATCAACTAAAGCAAAGTGTTGACAAATACTATTATGCAATATATGAAACACATGCCTATAGATTGCACTTTGAATCTGTTTACGAAATGTTAAATTATATTAAAAAAAGCGGAGTAAGCGGCGGAGAAAAAAAATTAACATACAAGCAAGTAAAAAACTTAATAAAAAACTATCCTCTAGACTATTTAGAGTTTGAAGTGCTTTTTGTTGATGCTACTTCGCGTTATTTTGCATAA
- a CDS encoding preprotein translocase subunit SecG has translation MTSTLLVAQIILAIGITIIVLLQKSSSIGLGAYSGSNESVFGAKGPTGFLAKLTFVLAFLFIINTLALGYLYTSANTSSVADTIVPENNAAIPSSPANSTPTAPAVPAAPENN, from the coding sequence ATGACATCAACACTTTTAGTTGCACAGATTATATTGGCAATTGGTATTACTATTATCGTATTGTTACAGAAAAGTTCAAGCATAGGACTAGGTGCATATAGCGGCAGCAATGAATCCGTATTTGGAGCGAAAGGACCTACAGGATTTCTTGCTAAACTCACCTTCGTTCTCGCTTTTCTTTTTATCATAAATACACTTGCTCTTGGGTATCTCTATACAAGTGCTAACACCAGTTCTGTTGCAGACACCATTGTGCCCGAGAACAACGCGGCTATTCCTTCTTCTCCGGCGAATTCAACTCCGACAGCACCTGCTGTCCCTGCTGCTCCAGAAAACAACTAA
- a CDS encoding ribosome recycling factor, with translation MMLNEIFNHTKENMEKSIDALRRDFTTLRTGKVTTSIVDHIKVDYYGTPTALTQVGNVIATDATTITITPWEKNLVNKIEKAIQEANIGVNPNNDGSVIKLFFPPMTIEQRQNIVKQAKAMSEKAKVAIRNIRKESNDQVKKLEKEKVAGEDEIKKGLDEIQKITDGYIIKVDEALRIKEADILKI, from the coding sequence ATTATGCTAAACGAAATTTTCAATCATACAAAAGAGAATATGGAAAAAAGTATCGACGCGCTCAGAAGAGACTTCACCACTCTTAGAACAGGAAAAGTAACCACCTCAATTGTAGATCACATCAAAGTGGATTATTATGGCACGCCAACTGCTTTAACTCAAGTTGGAAACGTAATCGCAACAGATGCTACCACCATCACTATCACCCCGTGGGAAAAAAATCTTGTAAATAAGATTGAAAAAGCCATTCAAGAGGCCAATATCGGTGTAAATCCGAATAATGACGGAAGTGTCATTAAACTCTTTTTTCCTCCAATGACAATAGAACAAAGACAAAATATTGTAAAACAAGCCAAAGCAATGAGCGAAAAAGCCAAGGTAGCAATAAGAAATATCAGAAAAGAGAGCAATGACCAGGTAAAAAAACTTGAAAAAGAAAAGGTTGCAGGCGAAGATGAGATAAAAAAAGGTCTTGATGAAATACAAAAAATTACTGATGGATATATCATAAAAGTAGATGAAGCTCTTAGAATAAAAGAAGCTGATATCTTAAAAATATAA
- a CDS encoding orotate phosphoribosyltransferase: protein MNIEQIYKDAGALLEGHFVLSSGNHSNRYLQSAKVLEDTKRAALLAKALAEQIRKSGIQIETVCAPALGGVLAGYELARALEVRSIFVERKDGQMELRRGFEVRKGEKVLICEDIITTGGSAMEAAKIIETLGAEVVGFAALANRGFCQREGTKNLSKPECKLSQELPFFALADFEFEMYTPEECPLCKQGSKAIKPGSRS, encoded by the coding sequence ATGAATATTGAACAGATATATAAAGATGCGGGTGCTCTTTTAGAAGGACATTTTGTCCTCTCAAGCGGCAACCATTCCAACCGATACCTACAAAGTGCGAAAGTTCTAGAAGATACCAAAAGGGCTGCTTTACTTGCTAAAGCTTTAGCCGAACAAATCAGAAAGTCAGGCATTCAAATAGAAACGGTTTGTGCACCCGCACTTGGCGGTGTGCTCGCCGGATATGAGTTGGCGCGCGCTTTAGAAGTCAGAAGTATTTTTGTTGAACGGAAAGACGGGCAAATGGAGCTTCGCCGAGGTTTTGAAGTGCGAAAAGGAGAAAAAGTACTCATTTGCGAAGATATCATTACAACCGGTGGCTCCGCCATGGAGGCTGCAAAAATCATAGAAACACTTGGCGCAGAAGTGGTTGGCTTTGCCGCATTAGCCAATAGGGGCTTTTGTCAAAGAGAGGGCACGAAAAATTTATCCAAACCAGAATGCAAACTCTCTCAAGAATTACCATTTTTTGCCTTGGCTGATTTTGAGTTTGAAATGTATACACCAGAAGAGTGTCCTCTTTGCAAACAAGGAAGCAAAGCAATCAAGCCTGGCAGCAGAAGCTAG
- a CDS encoding prepilin-type cleavage/methylation domain-containing protein encodes MPLKKAFTLLEVLIAIALLGIMLPALYSGVEMLRQSNHHLFESLEKAKKAAKVTEVLYLDILNSDGKLDIKKDEFFRLCIENTKNSIYALPVAKVCWVVSKEQHALLRVEGNGYDLPLDSEDNVEIDVVIPHVELFDVYRSKDKSKVLVLIEEKDKDPITFMVQGVSESEQKKQTAQVQEQEQAPESSPSDLSNSEVK; translated from the coding sequence ATGCCTCTAAAAAAAGCCTTTACCTTGTTGGAGGTGCTTATTGCCATAGCGTTGCTGGGCATTATGCTTCCTGCGCTATACAGCGGGGTGGAGATGCTGCGCCAATCCAATCATCACCTTTTCGAGTCTTTGGAAAAAGCAAAAAAAGCAGCGAAGGTGACCGAGGTGCTTTATTTGGATATTTTAAATTCAGACGGAAAATTGGATATAAAAAAAGATGAATTTTTCAGGCTTTGCATTGAAAATACTAAAAATTCCATTTATGCGCTTCCTGTAGCAAAAGTATGCTGGGTTGTCTCAAAAGAACAACATGCTCTGTTGCGGGTGGAAGGCAACGGCTATGATCTGCCCTTGGACTCTGAAGACAATGTGGAGATTGATGTGGTGATACCGCATGTCGAATTGTTTGATGTATACCGCAGTAAAGACAAAAGTAAAGTATTGGTTTTGATAGAGGAGAAAGACAAGGATCCTATAACTTTTATGGTGCAAGGCGTATCTGAGTCAGAGCAAAAAAAACAGACTGCGCAAGTGCAGGAACAAGAACAGGCTCCTGAATCATCCCCGTCGGATTTATCAAATTCTGAGGTAAAATAA